In a single window of the Minwuia thermotolerans genome:
- a CDS encoding NUDIX hydrolase: protein MAEPPKDHNDKNLRKPGTKALRPRDAATLVLYRKAGRKIEVVMGERHGKHSFMPNNWVFPGGGVERTDWRVRGANDLQPHVAAHLGKAATAARVRALAAAAIRETFEETGLILGKPDPEPEKSVPRNWRDFFATGHAPDFEALEYVYRAITPPYRPRRFNARFFMADADRLANEVIESSGELLDIHWVTIEKALTLPIPRITGVVLRTIEDNLENPPPRSGEHKVPLFRYLHGKHLDLEE, encoded by the coding sequence ATGGCCGAACCGCCGAAAGACCACAACGACAAGAATCTCAGAAAGCCGGGCACGAAGGCGCTGCGCCCGCGCGACGCCGCCACGCTCGTGCTCTACCGCAAGGCGGGCAGGAAGATCGAAGTCGTGATGGGTGAACGGCATGGCAAGCACAGCTTCATGCCCAACAACTGGGTCTTTCCCGGCGGGGGTGTCGAGCGCACCGACTGGCGGGTGCGCGGCGCCAACGATCTGCAGCCCCACGTCGCCGCCCATCTGGGAAAGGCCGCGACGGCGGCGCGCGTCCGCGCCCTGGCGGCGGCGGCGATCCGGGAGACCTTCGAGGAGACGGGCCTGATCCTGGGCAAGCCGGACCCGGAACCGGAAAAGTCCGTGCCGCGCAACTGGCGCGATTTCTTCGCCACGGGGCACGCGCCGGACTTCGAAGCCCTGGAATATGTCTATCGCGCGATCACGCCGCCCTATCGCCCGCGCCGCTTCAACGCGCGCTTCTTCATGGCCGATGCGGACCGCCTGGCCAACGAGGTGATCGAATCCTCGGGCGAACTGCTGGACATACACTGGGTGACGATCGAGAAGGCGTTGACGCTGCCGATCCCGCGGATTACCGGCGTCGTCCTGCGCACCATCGAGGACAATCTGGAAAATCCCCCGCCCAGGTCCGGGGAGCACAAGGTGCCGCTGTTCCGCTATCTGCACGGCAAGCATCTGGATCTGGAGGAATGA
- a CDS encoding HdaA/DnaA family protein gives MTAARQLGLDFGGRPIFARDHYLRAACNAAAHDWVLRWPDWPAPALALYGPARSGKSHLAHIWAEIAGARIVDADDLTLESVAEYAGAPVALERAERVAQPRALLHLYNLQREARTHLLLLSRTAPARWPHDLPDLTSRLQAAPAVAIDQPDDALFGPLLVKLAADRQLSMPPEVVHYLTQRLERTFEAAETVVSAIDRAALGDKRAVTVPLAGQVTRELRGE, from the coding sequence ATGACGGCGGCCCGGCAACTCGGACTGGATTTCGGCGGCCGTCCGATCTTTGCCCGCGACCACTATCTGCGCGCGGCCTGCAACGCCGCGGCGCACGACTGGGTGCTGCGCTGGCCGGACTGGCCGGCCCCGGCCCTCGCCCTCTATGGCCCCGCGCGCAGCGGCAAGTCTCACCTGGCCCACATCTGGGCCGAGATCGCCGGCGCCCGGATCGTCGACGCCGACGATCTGACGCTTGAGAGCGTGGCCGAGTACGCCGGCGCGCCGGTGGCGCTGGAGCGCGCGGAACGCGTGGCCCAGCCCAGGGCGCTGCTGCACCTTTACAACCTGCAGCGGGAGGCGCGGACGCACCTGCTGCTGCTGTCGCGGACCGCGCCGGCGCGCTGGCCCCACGACCTGCCCGACCTCACCTCCCGGCTTCAGGCCGCACCCGCCGTGGCGATCGATCAACCGGACGACGCGCTGTTCGGTCCGCTGCTGGTCAAGCTGGCCGCCGACCGCCAGCTTTCCATGCCTCCGGAGGTGGTGCACTATCTGACGCAAAGGCTGGAACGCACCTTCGAAGCGGCCGAGACCGTGGTTTCGGCCATCGACCGCGCCGCGCTTGGCGACAAGCGCGCGGTGACGGTGCCGCTGGCCGGCCAGGTAACAAGGGAACTCAGGGGGGAATAG
- a CDS encoding YgfZ/GcvT domain-containing protein, which translates to MTATEPTHVKLPNRGVLSVAGAEAESFLQNLVSNNVAPASPETGVYATLLTPQGKFLHDFFVVRDGEGAILLDCEADRLEDLKRRLTLYKLRAKVELADVSAGWTVIALLAGSAGAPIEFQDPRHADMGRRALLPAGADIPGEERPFADYERRRLECGVPDGSRDMEVERSFLLENRIDEFHGIDFKKGCYVGQELTARTKYRGNVRKRLTPVTVDGELPDPGTPVTIDGKEVGAVRSGLGDRALAMLRIERPDGELRAGETRLTPL; encoded by the coding sequence ATGACCGCGACCGAACCGACACATGTGAAGCTGCCGAACCGGGGCGTCCTCAGCGTCGCCGGAGCGGAGGCCGAAAGCTTCCTGCAGAACCTCGTCTCCAACAATGTTGCGCCGGCATCGCCGGAGACCGGAGTCTACGCCACGCTGCTGACGCCGCAGGGCAAGTTCCTGCATGACTTCTTCGTCGTCCGCGATGGCGAAGGCGCGATCCTTCTCGACTGCGAGGCCGACCGGCTGGAGGACCTGAAGCGGCGGCTGACGCTCTACAAGCTGCGTGCGAAGGTCGAACTCGCGGACGTCAGCGCCGGCTGGACGGTGATTGCCCTGCTTGCGGGCAGCGCCGGGGCGCCGATCGAATTCCAGGATCCCCGCCATGCAGACATGGGCCGCCGCGCGTTGCTGCCCGCCGGCGCGGATATCCCCGGCGAGGAGCGGCCCTTCGCCGACTACGAGCGCCGGCGGCTGGAATGCGGCGTGCCCGACGGTAGCCGCGACATGGAGGTCGAACGCTCCTTCCTGCTGGAGAACCGCATCGACGAGTTCCACGGCATCGACTTCAAGAAGGGCTGCTATGTCGGCCAGGAGCTGACGGCGCGCACCAAATACCGCGGCAATGTCCGCAAGCGCCTGACGCCGGTGACGGTGGACGGTGAACTGCCCGACCCCGGAACCCCGGTCACGATCGACGGCAAGGAAGTCGGCGCTGTGCGTTCGGGCCTCGGCGACCGGGCGCTGGCCATGCTGCGGATCGAGCGGCCCGACGGCGAACTCCGGGCCGGCGAGACGCGGCTTACGCCTCTCTGA
- the purN gene encoding phosphoribosylglycinamide formyltransferase produces MASLKLGVLISGRGTNLQALIDACAADAFPAEIALVVSNVGGAAGLERARKAGIHTLVIDHREFESRAKFDEAVASALETHDVGLVCLAGFLRILSKAFVDRWRDRIINIHPSLLPAFKGLHVHERVLEAGVRITGCTVHFIRPEMDEGPIIVQGAVPVLADDTPETLAGRVLEVEHRIYPLAVRLIAEGKARVVGDIVNLPALDAGDGPLLNPGD; encoded by the coding sequence GTGGCAAGTCTGAAACTGGGCGTTCTGATCTCGGGGCGCGGCACCAATCTGCAGGCCCTGATCGACGCCTGCGCGGCAGACGCCTTTCCGGCGGAGATCGCGCTGGTGGTTTCCAATGTCGGGGGCGCGGCCGGGCTGGAGCGGGCCCGCAAGGCCGGCATTCATACCCTCGTCATCGATCACCGGGAGTTCGAGTCGCGGGCGAAGTTCGACGAGGCAGTGGCTTCCGCGCTGGAGACCCACGACGTCGGCCTGGTCTGTCTCGCCGGTTTCCTGCGCATCCTGTCGAAGGCCTTCGTCGACCGCTGGCGCGACCGGATCATCAACATCCATCCCTCGCTGCTGCCCGCCTTCAAGGGCCTGCATGTGCACGAACGCGTGCTGGAGGCCGGCGTCCGCATCACGGGCTGCACGGTGCACTTCATCCGGCCCGAGATGGACGAAGGGCCGATCATCGTCCAGGGCGCCGTGCCGGTGCTGGCCGATGACACGCCCGAGACGCTGGCCGGCCGCGTGCTGGAGGTCGAGCACCGGATCTATCCCCTGGCTGTGCGGCTGATCGCCGAGGGCAAGGCGCGGGTCGTCGGCGACATCGTCAACCTGCCTGCCCTCGACGCCGGCGACGGGCCCCTGCTCAATCCGGGCGACTGA
- a CDS encoding alpha/beta hydrolase, with protein MDSPRNSRPPLDADCQALLDGLAAGGGGIDKPDHHQMRAGYNAANPAFNPPTPDLASVENSTAPGDGAGQPDVPIRIYRPRFAPAVAPALVFFHGGGWVMGDLESHDALCRIVAARSDAVVIAVDYRLAPEHRFPAAVEDCEHAWRYIAENARRLDVDPARLAVGGDSAGGNLAAVIARRLRDAGGAQPVFQALIYPATDFTAEGGSLVENATGYFLTKAAIDLVSSMYVPDAGARRNPDASPLLADDLSGLPPALVQVAGYDPLRDEGVAYADRLREAGVTVELIEYPTVVHGFMRMIKPVAMAQAALDDYAAALRRVFREA; from the coding sequence ATGGACAGCCCGCGCAACAGCCGACCGCCGCTGGACGCCGACTGCCAGGCGCTGCTGGACGGCCTGGCCGCCGGGGGCGGCGGCATCGACAAGCCGGACCATCACCAGATGCGCGCCGGCTACAATGCGGCCAATCCGGCCTTCAATCCGCCGACGCCCGATCTCGCCTCGGTCGAGAACTCGACGGCCCCCGGCGACGGGGCAGGACAGCCGGACGTGCCCATCCGCATCTATCGTCCGCGCTTCGCGCCCGCCGTGGCGCCTGCCCTGGTCTTCTTCCACGGCGGCGGCTGGGTCATGGGCGATCTGGAATCGCATGACGCGCTCTGCCGCATCGTGGCCGCGCGCAGCGATGCTGTCGTGATCGCCGTCGACTACCGTCTGGCGCCGGAGCATCGATTCCCGGCGGCGGTCGAGGACTGTGAACATGCCTGGCGCTACATCGCGGAGAACGCGCGGCGCCTCGACGTCGATCCGGCCCGCCTCGCCGTCGGCGGCGACAGCGCCGGTGGCAATCTGGCGGCGGTGATCGCACGCCGCCTGCGCGATGCCGGCGGGGCGCAGCCAGTTTTCCAGGCGCTGATCTATCCGGCCACCGACTTCACCGCCGAGGGCGGATCGCTGGTGGAGAATGCGACGGGCTATTTCCTGACAAAGGCGGCGATCGACCTGGTGAGTTCGATGTACGTGCCCGACGCCGGGGCGCGAAGGAACCCCGACGCCTCGCCGCTGCTGGCCGACGATCTCTCCGGCCTGCCGCCGGCGCTGGTGCAGGTCGCCGGCTATGATCCGCTGCGCGACGAGGGCGTGGCCTACGCCGATCGCCTGCGCGAAGCCGGGGTGACTGTCGAACTCATCGAATACCCGACCGTGGTTCACGGATTCATGCGGATGATCAAGCCGGTCGCCATGGCCCAGGCGGCCCTCGACGACTATGCGGCGGCGCTGAGGCGGGTGTTCAGAGAGGCGTAA
- a CDS encoding glutathione S-transferase family protein, whose protein sequence is MLRIWGRRNSINVQKVMWTVAELGLAHEHKDAGGSFGGLDDPAYLTMNPNGRVPVIDDDGVVVWESNAIVRYLCARHSAGELWADDPAARSLADRWMDWQNSSLIADLVTVFLGLIRTPEAERDWIAIGDAARRLNGHMGVLDDHLGRNEWVAGGRMSMGDIPVGALVHRWLHLPMERPDLGHVAAYYERLQQRPAYAEHVMIPLS, encoded by the coding sequence TTGCTGAGAATCTGGGGCCGGCGGAACTCGATCAATGTCCAGAAGGTCATGTGGACGGTCGCCGAACTGGGCCTTGCCCACGAACACAAGGATGCCGGCGGCAGCTTTGGCGGGCTGGATGATCCGGCCTATCTGACGATGAATCCCAATGGCCGGGTGCCGGTGATCGACGACGACGGCGTCGTGGTGTGGGAAAGCAACGCCATCGTGCGCTATCTCTGTGCCAGGCACTCGGCGGGCGAGCTCTGGGCCGACGACCCGGCGGCGCGCAGCCTGGCCGACCGCTGGATGGACTGGCAGAACTCGAGCCTGATCGCCGACCTGGTGACGGTGTTCCTGGGGCTGATCCGCACGCCGGAAGCCGAGCGGGACTGGATCGCCATCGGTGACGCGGCGCGGCGGCTCAACGGTCACATGGGTGTTCTGGACGACCATCTCGGCCGCAATGAATGGGTCGCCGGCGGTAGGATGAGCATGGGCGACATCCCCGTCGGCGCGCTGGTTCACCGCTGGCTGCACCTGCCGATGGAGCGGCCGGACCTGGGCCATGTCGCCGCCTATTACGAGCGGCTGCAGCAGCGCCCGGCCTATGCCGAGCATGTCATGATACCGCTGAGCTGA
- a CDS encoding AI-2E family transporter, with the protein MTAGRKTAWWAAILIGFVLSVYLLRDMLLPFVVGMGVAYLFDPLADRLERIGLNRTMATTVITCFAFVLFLVILVVLVPMIVEQSAALLNQLPEYANRAAEMMRTLVYDIQQAAELRGVEVSEAEKEDAIRRYAQQAIDFFGQLAGNLVRGGVAVLNFFSLLIITPVVAFYLLLDWDRMVAAIGRWLPREHADEIKTVTREIDRTLAGFIRGQGLVCITLVVYYAALLEMAGLNFGFLIGLFSGLLSFIPFVGAIFGAVSSIGLAIMQFGVDSIWPIVPVAAIYVVGQLLEAYVLTPKLVGDKVGLHPVWVMFGVLAGGVLFGFVGMLLALPVSAVIGVLARHGLQRYMASRLYDPENPV; encoded by the coding sequence GTGACCGCAGGCCGCAAGACGGCCTGGTGGGCCGCCATTCTGATCGGCTTCGTCCTCTCGGTCTATCTGCTGCGGGACATGCTGCTGCCCTTCGTCGTGGGCATGGGCGTCGCCTATCTGTTCGACCCGCTGGCCGACCGGCTGGAGCGGATCGGGCTGAACCGGACCATGGCGACCACGGTCATCACGTGCTTCGCCTTCGTGCTGTTCCTCGTGATCCTCGTCGTGCTGGTCCCCATGATCGTTGAGCAGTCGGCGGCGCTGCTGAACCAGTTGCCGGAATACGCCAACCGGGCGGCGGAGATGATGCGCACCCTGGTCTACGACATTCAGCAGGCGGCCGAACTGCGCGGCGTGGAGGTATCGGAAGCGGAAAAGGAAGATGCGATCCGGCGCTACGCGCAGCAGGCCATCGACTTCTTCGGTCAACTGGCCGGAAACCTGGTCCGCGGCGGCGTAGCGGTGCTCAACTTCTTCTCGCTTCTGATCATCACGCCGGTCGTTGCCTTCTACCTGCTGCTGGACTGGGACCGGATGGTCGCCGCGATCGGCCGGTGGCTGCCCCGGGAGCATGCCGACGAGATCAAGACCGTCACGCGCGAGATCGACCGCACCCTGGCCGGGTTCATACGAGGCCAGGGCCTGGTCTGTATCACGCTGGTCGTCTACTACGCCGCGCTGCTCGAGATGGCGGGCCTCAATTTCGGCTTCCTGATCGGCCTGTTCTCGGGGCTGCTGTCCTTCATTCCCTTCGTCGGCGCGATCTTCGGCGCGGTCTCCTCGATCGGACTGGCGATCATGCAGTTCGGCGTCGACAGCATCTGGCCCATCGTCCCGGTCGCGGCGATCTATGTCGTCGGCCAGCTGCTGGAAGCCTATGTTCTGACGCCGAAACTGGTGGGCGACAAGGTCGGTCTGCATCCGGTCTGGGTGATGTTCGGCGTGCTGGCCGGCGGCGTGCTTTTCGGCTTCGTCGGCATGCTGCTGGCCCTGCCGGTCAGCGCCGTGATCGGCGTGCTGGCGCGTCACGGCCTGCAGCGCTACATGGCCAGCCGGCTCTACGACCCCGAGAACCCGGTATGA
- the purM gene encoding phosphoribosylformylglycinamidine cyclo-ligase yields MTNGLTYRDAGVDVDAGADLVDRIRNDADSTARSGVVGSLGGFGGLFDPKAAGYVDPLLVAATDGVGTKLTLAGQVGRHDTVGQDLVAMCVNDLVVQGAEPLFFLDYFATGKLSVEQAADVVRGIAEGCRLAGCALIGGETAEMPGLYRPGEYDLAGFCVGAVERDRVLPRIDAIRPGDAVLGIASSGPHSNGYSLIRRIVEHSGADLTAPAPFDDTSSLGEALLTPTRIYVKPLLSALKLDQVRALAHITGGGLTDNIPRVLPEGTGVALDAASWELPAVFRWLARAGGVAPAEMARTFNCGVGMVAIVPEAEAEKVIAFLKYKKERVWRMGEVTATPGVEIAGIEAWQV; encoded by the coding sequence ATCACCAACGGCCTCACATATCGCGACGCCGGCGTCGATGTCGATGCCGGCGCGGACCTGGTGGACCGCATCAGGAACGACGCGGATTCGACGGCCCGTTCGGGCGTCGTCGGTTCCCTGGGCGGTTTCGGGGGGCTGTTCGACCCGAAGGCTGCGGGTTATGTCGATCCGCTTCTGGTGGCGGCGACCGACGGCGTCGGCACCAAGCTGACCCTGGCCGGGCAGGTCGGCCGACATGACACGGTGGGCCAGGATCTGGTGGCCATGTGCGTCAACGACCTGGTGGTGCAGGGCGCCGAGCCCCTGTTCTTCCTGGACTATTTCGCCACCGGCAAGCTGTCGGTCGAGCAGGCGGCGGACGTGGTCCGCGGCATTGCCGAGGGTTGCCGGCTGGCCGGCTGCGCCCTGATCGGCGGAGAGACGGCGGAAATGCCCGGCCTTTACCGTCCGGGCGAATACGATCTGGCCGGATTCTGCGTCGGCGCGGTGGAGCGCGACCGGGTTCTGCCGCGGATCGACGCCATCCGCCCGGGCGACGCGGTGCTGGGGATCGCGTCGAGCGGTCCGCATTCCAACGGCTATTCCCTGATCCGCCGCATCGTCGAACACAGCGGCGCGGACCTCACGGCTCCGGCGCCCTTCGACGATACATCAAGTCTGGGCGAGGCGCTGCTGACCCCCACCCGGATCTACGTGAAGCCTTTGCTCTCGGCGCTGAAGCTGGACCAGGTTCGGGCGCTGGCGCACATTACGGGGGGCGGGCTGACCGATAACATCCCGCGCGTCCTGCCGGAAGGAACGGGCGTTGCGCTGGATGCGGCGAGCTGGGAGCTGCCGGCGGTGTTCCGCTGGCTGGCCCGGGCCGGCGGCGTCGCGCCCGCCGAGATGGCGCGCACCTTCAATTGCGGCGTCGGCATGGTCGCCATCGTGCCCGAGGCCGAGGCCGAGAAGGTGATCGCATTCCTGAAATACAAGAAGGAGCGGGTCTGGCGCATGGGCGAGGTCACCGCCACGCCCGGCGTCGAGATCGCGGGGATCGAGGCGTGGCAAGTCTGA
- a CDS encoding DUF2066 domain-containing protein → MLICLILSAAAPAAAADLFTVRGIAVEARAESTEAAKQQALVDARRQALEALTAKLARRGDQAAVQYPDDDAIDAMIASTQVADEQTAPDGYRGVFSFEFEPEAVRGLLRLQQIPFTEARSGPMLVLPVLRTAGEPALWADPNPWLEAWERYDSSTRLTPIRTPFGDVEDVLSLSAEQALAGDEAAIEALADRYGVETVLVFDAALTIDQEAGRTDMDVSMMSYGPDPYPLVTRGFRADTAEDVPLFLEQAVIEMVGEIEDLWKDAAIAGAGREQQALSALVPLGSLADWVDISARIEAIHLVRRLQLEALNARGALVAIYHTGDAERLGRAAQRQGLGLEERPEGFWIITPRGDVR, encoded by the coding sequence GTGCTGATATGCCTGATCCTTTCGGCCGCGGCGCCCGCCGCGGCGGCCGATCTGTTCACGGTCAGAGGCATTGCCGTCGAAGCCCGGGCCGAGAGCACCGAGGCGGCCAAGCAGCAGGCGCTGGTCGACGCCCGCCGGCAGGCGCTGGAGGCGCTGACCGCCAAACTGGCGCGGCGCGGCGACCAGGCGGCCGTGCAGTATCCGGACGACGACGCCATCGACGCCATGATCGCCTCGACCCAGGTTGCGGACGAACAGACCGCGCCCGACGGCTATCGCGGCGTTTTCAGTTTCGAGTTCGAACCGGAGGCGGTTCGCGGCCTGCTGCGGCTGCAGCAGATCCCCTTCACCGAGGCGCGTTCCGGCCCGATGCTGGTGCTGCCGGTGCTGCGGACGGCCGGCGAACCGGCGCTCTGGGCAGACCCCAACCCCTGGCTGGAAGCCTGGGAACGATACGACAGCAGCACCCGGCTGACCCCGATCCGCACGCCCTTCGGCGACGTGGAGGATGTCCTGTCCCTTTCGGCCGAACAGGCGCTGGCGGGCGACGAGGCCGCCATCGAGGCGCTGGCCGACCGCTATGGCGTGGAGACCGTGCTGGTGTTCGACGCGGCGCTGACCATAGATCAGGAAGCCGGCCGCACGGACATGGACGTCTCCATGATGAGTTACGGTCCCGACCCCTATCCGCTGGTCACCCGCGGCTTCAGAGCCGATACGGCCGAGGACGTGCCGCTGTTCCTCGAACAGGCGGTGATCGAGATGGTCGGTGAAATCGAGGATCTCTGGAAGGACGCCGCGATCGCCGGCGCCGGCCGTGAGCAGCAGGCGCTGAGCGCCCTGGTGCCGCTCGGCTCGCTGGCCGACTGGGTCGACATCTCGGCCCGGATCGAGGCGATCCATCTCGTCCGCCGCCTGCAGCTCGAAGCGCTGAACGCGCGCGGGGCACTGGTCGCCATCTACCATACCGGCGATGCCGAGCGGCTCGGGCGCGCCGCGCAACGGCAGGGCCTCGGCCTGGAGGAACGGCCGGAAGGCTTCTGGATCATCACCCCCCGGGGCGACGTCAGGTGA
- a CDS encoding SDR family oxidoreductase — protein MDLGIRGRSAIVCAASKGLGKGCATALAEEGVNVVITARSEDVLEATAKEIRDRTGVNVTPVAGDITTEAGRRAALAACPDPDILVNNAGGPPPGNFRDWTRDDWIKALDANMITAIELIKATVDGMMDRGFGRIVNITSQSVKQPIDILGLSNGARAGLHGFVAGVSRTTVHRNVTINNLLPGPFDTDRLNSGFAFRAQKDGRPAAEHKAEAAASNPSGRFGTADEFGRVCAFMCSVHTGYMTGQNVLLDGGAYPGTF, from the coding sequence ATGGATCTCGGCATCAGGGGCCGCAGCGCCATCGTCTGCGCGGCCAGCAAGGGACTGGGCAAGGGCTGCGCCACGGCCCTGGCGGAAGAAGGCGTCAACGTCGTCATCACCGCCCGCAGCGAGGACGTGCTGGAAGCGACGGCAAAGGAGATCCGCGACCGCACGGGCGTCAATGTCACGCCCGTCGCCGGCGACATCACCACCGAGGCCGGCCGCCGGGCCGCACTGGCCGCTTGCCCCGATCCGGATATCCTGGTCAACAATGCCGGCGGACCGCCGCCGGGCAATTTCCGCGACTGGACGCGCGATGACTGGATCAAGGCGCTCGACGCCAACATGATCACCGCCATCGAACTCATCAAGGCGACCGTGGACGGCATGATGGACCGCGGCTTCGGGCGGATCGTCAACATCACTTCCCAGTCCGTGAAACAGCCGATCGACATCCTCGGCCTCTCCAACGGCGCGCGGGCGGGACTGCACGGCTTCGTCGCAGGCGTCAGCCGCACCACCGTCCATCGCAACGTCACCATCAACAATCTGCTGCCCGGCCCCTTCGACACCGACCGGCTGAACTCCGGCTTCGCCTTCCGCGCACAGAAGGACGGCCGGCCGGCGGCCGAACACAAGGCCGAAGCCGCCGCTTCCAACCCCTCCGGCCGTTTCGGCACGGCGGACGAGTTCGGACGGGTCTGCGCCTTCATGTGTTCCGTCCATACCGGCTACATGACCGGTCAGAACGTCCTGCTTGACGGCGGCGCCTATCCGGGCACGTTCTAG
- a CDS encoding NUDIX hydrolase has product MSGQGMRPVRPRDAASLVILRGEGEDAEVLMGRRASRHRFMPHMYVFPGGRLDREDRMAEVLRDLPPKPKSRLTRQVGEDVARGLAVAAVRETWEETGFIFGELEGDRLKPDLSPLDYMARAITPPPSPIRFHARFFVADAAHAHGGPGTPLGGSGELLDLAFRPVREALTMPIADVTEFVLEELLRRLRGTSIEAIPIFSYQNNAPIIRYQHLDPE; this is encoded by the coding sequence ATGAGCGGGCAGGGCATGCGGCCCGTCCGGCCGCGCGACGCCGCCTCCCTGGTCATCCTGCGGGGCGAGGGCGAGGATGCCGAGGTGCTGATGGGACGGCGCGCCAGCCGGCACCGCTTCATGCCGCACATGTATGTCTTCCCCGGCGGTCGTCTTGACCGGGAGGACCGCATGGCGGAGGTGCTGCGCGACCTGCCGCCGAAGCCGAAGAGCCGCCTGACGAGGCAGGTCGGAGAGGACGTGGCCCGCGGGCTTGCCGTCGCCGCCGTCCGCGAAACCTGGGAGGAGACGGGCTTCATCTTCGGCGAACTGGAGGGAGACCGTCTGAAGCCGGACCTCTCGCCGCTGGACTACATGGCGCGCGCCATTACGCCGCCGCCCTCGCCGATACGGTTCCACGCGCGCTTCTTCGTGGCCGACGCGGCACATGCGCATGGCGGCCCCGGAACGCCACTCGGCGGCTCCGGGGAGCTGCTGGATCTCGCCTTCCGTCCGGTGCGGGAGGCGCTGACGATGCCCATCGCCGACGTCACCGAGTTCGTGCTGGAGGAACTCCTGCGCCGGCTGCGGGGCACCTCGATCGAGGCGATTCCCATCTTTTCCTATCAGAACAACGCCCCGATCATCCGTTACCAGCACCTGGATCCGGAATGA
- a CDS encoding MFS transporter — protein sequence MIQAALARRERVVGVTVAISSIAVAAMALGLTFPLIGLILEGEGWSRTAIGVNSAMAPLAILITAQFIPLWVNRLGAKKVILAAVLTDVVLLVALKAFQNYYIWLPIRFVMGVAVAALFVTSESWINQVTENHNRGRVMALYNTVLSAAFASGPLLIWVVGVDGWTPFVAGAAIMAAAALPMAFVPVVAPVFEGRPSFSVWRYLWIAPTLAGAMLLYAMIENGSTALMAVFGRRSGLPDAEAVTLISAVVFGGMVFAFPVGWLADRMDRIKLLVILAAAATFLIVLLPGLMDSRPARLLDLFLWGGAAASIYTVAMAIQGERFSGADLVTANAAFGTLYGFGALAGPMVLGASMDYHDPEGFVWAMVAICGTFTVFTIVRQRLKRG from the coding sequence ATGATCCAGGCGGCGCTGGCGCGGCGCGAACGCGTCGTCGGCGTCACCGTCGCCATCAGTTCCATCGCCGTCGCCGCCATGGCGCTGGGCCTCACCTTTCCGCTGATCGGCCTGATCCTGGAGGGCGAGGGCTGGAGCCGCACCGCCATCGGGGTCAATTCCGCCATGGCGCCATTGGCGATCCTGATCACCGCGCAGTTCATTCCGCTCTGGGTCAACCGGCTCGGCGCGAAGAAGGTGATTCTGGCGGCGGTGCTGACGGACGTCGTCCTGTTGGTGGCGCTGAAGGCGTTCCAGAACTACTACATCTGGCTGCCCATCCGCTTCGTCATGGGCGTCGCCGTCGCGGCGCTGTTCGTGACCTCGGAAAGCTGGATCAACCAGGTCACGGAGAACCACAATCGCGGCCGGGTCATGGCGCTCTACAACACCGTGCTCTCCGCCGCCTTCGCCAGCGGGCCGCTGCTGATATGGGTCGTCGGCGTGGACGGCTGGACTCCCTTTGTCGCCGGGGCGGCGATCATGGCGGCGGCGGCGCTGCCGATGGCCTTCGTGCCCGTCGTCGCGCCGGTCTTCGAGGGCCGGCCGAGTTTCAGCGTCTGGCGCTATCTCTGGATCGCGCCCACCCTGGCCGGCGCCATGCTGCTCTACGCCATGATCGAGAACGGCTCGACGGCGTTGATGGCGGTGTTCGGCCGCCGGTCCGGCCTCCCCGACGCCGAGGCCGTGACCCTGATTTCGGCGGTGGTCTTCGGTGGCATGGTGTTCGCCTTTCCCGTCGGCTGGCTGGCCGACCGCATGGACCGGATCAAGCTGCTGGTGATCCTGGCCGCGGCGGCCACGTTCCTGATCGTGCTGCTGCCCGGCCTGATGGACAGCCGGCCGGCGCGGCTGCTCGACCTGTTCCTGTGGGGCGGCGCGGCGGCGTCGATCTACACCGTGGCCATGGCGATCCAGGGCGAGCGATTCTCGGGCGCCGATCTGGTGACCGCCAACGCCGCATTCGGCACGCTCTATGGCTTCGGCGCGCTGGCCGGGCCGATGGTCCTCGGCGCCAGCATGGACTACCATGATCCGGAAGGTTTCGTCTGGGCCATGGTCGCCATCTGCGGGACCTTCACGGTATTCACGATCGTGAGACAGCGTCTGAAGCGCGGTTGA